One segment of Magnolia sinica isolate HGM2019 unplaced genomic scaffold, MsV1 ctg351, whole genome shotgun sequence DNA contains the following:
- the LOC131236288 gene encoding uncharacterized protein LOC131236288, with protein MYHLIPSRRKLLQITTTPKDSSTHFLFLLFKQNPSSLKPFSNISANNPTETQTPPSSFTLSYLINSCGLSLQSALSASLKIQLQSPENPDSDLSFFRNHGFTKTQIAHLIAKLPRILLANPDKTLKPKIQFFHGLNIPGPILTKIISSDPIILTRSLKNQIIPSVDFIKTYVHTNECVLYCMRRSTRILRCNLQKVMEPKIGILRKHGMPESKISRLIMIEPRVLLRDAEQLNEIITMVKKLGFDPLTGNFILAINVVSMNRLKWEQKVTVYQSLGWSVDEFLSAIRRQPYCMKTSEKKIKRVMSFFTNKMGWKPSDLSRYPGILMLSMEKRIVPRCSVLQILISKALVKDSCINMALIVSDKIFVERFLTKYLDDVPEILTVYRGKMGFLPLGVKSEDAGGGL; from the coding sequence ATGTATCATCTCATTCCAAGCAGAAGGAAACTCCTTCAAATCACTACCACTCCCAAAGATTCATCaactcattttctctttcttcttttcaaacAAAACCCATCTTCTCTAAAACCCTTCTCTAACATCTCCGCCAACAATCCCACCGAAACCCAAACACCACCTTCCTCTTTTACACTCTCTTACCTCATCAACTCATGTGGCCTCTCCTTACAATCAGCCCTCTCAGCTTCCCTAAAAATCCAACTTCAATCGCCAGAAAATCCAGATTCTGACCTCTCATTCTTCAGAAACCATGGATTCACCAAAACCCAGATCGCACATCTCATCGCCAAGCTCCCACGGATCCTCCTAGCCAATCCCGACAAAACCCTCAAGCCCAAGATCCAATTCTTCCATGGTTTGAACATTCCGGGCCCAATCCTTACTAAGATCATCTCTTCAGACCCCATCATCTTGACTCGTAGCTTGAAAAACCAAATCATCCCGTCGGTTGATTTCATTAAAACTTATGTCCACACCAATGAATGTGTTCTCTATTGCATGCGGCGCTCAACCCGCATTCTACGATGCAATCTCCAAAAAGTAATGGAACCCAAAATCGGAATATTGAGGAAGCATGGTATGCCTGAATCCAAAATTTCGAGATTGATAATGATTGAGCCCAGAGTGCTGTTGAGAGATGCTGAACAGTTGAATGAGATCATTACCATGGTTAAGAAATTGGGTTTTGATCCGTTAACTGGGAATTTCATCCTAGCCATCAATGTGGTGTCAATGAACAGATTGAAATGGGAACAGAAGGTGACTGTTTATCAGAGCTTAGGGTGGTCTGTAGATGAGTTCCTCTCGGCAATCAGAAGGCAACCATATTGTATGAAGACATCAGAGAAGAAGATCAAGAGAGTGATGagtttcttcacaaacaaaatggGTTGGAAGCCATCAGATCTTTCTAGATACCCAGGTATTCTAATGCTTAGCATGGAGAAGAGGATTGTCCCAAGATGTTCGGTTCTTCAAATCCTAATTTCAAAGGCTCTTGTTAAGGATTCTTGCATAAATATGGCATTGATTGTTAGCGACAAGATTTTTGTGGAGAGATTTCTTACCAAGTATCTCGATGACGTTCCTGAAATTCTGACAGTGTATCGAGGTAAAATGGGATTTCTACCATTAGGTGTGAAGTCTGAAGATGCGGGCGGTGGGCTCTAA